The Anaerobaca lacustris sequence TGGTCTGGCAGACCACGTTGCCGTTGACGTCGGGCAACATGTAGTCGAGCAGAATCAGGTCCGGCCGAAACTGCTGTGTGGCCATGCCCGCCTCGTATCCGCTCGACGCCGTTCGGATGTCGAACCGGCCGTCCCGTGACAGAATGTCACTGATCAGCTCGACGATCTCGGCGTCGTCATCGACCACGAGCACCTTCTTTTTGCCCGAATCCAGATTGTCCAGCGGGATGTTGTTGTCCCTCATGAACTTGATCAGATTCTGGCGTGGAATGCGGCGGAACTTCGACCCTGGCACGCGGAAGCCCCTCAGTCGGCCCGAATCGAAACAGCGAATGATGGTTTGCTGACTGACCCTGCAGATCTCGGCGGCCTCGCCGGTGGTGAATAGATCCTTCATCCTTGCCCCTTCCTTTTTCGCCAACTCCATTTGACAGAAGGCCGTTCCAGGTTGCCTTGATGCCCCACATTAACCATCGTCGGGCAATTTGTCAAGTCGAAAAAAGTGCCGAAGTCCCGCTTTTTACCATGATACCTAAATTCTTATCGGAGATGGACATCGGGGCAGGTTGAAGGCCTTCGGGTTGGGGGACTGTCCAACGCGTGACGCGGGGCGGGTTGCGTCTTTGTCCCCCCGCGCTGGTAGGCAGCCGACGCCGCGCAAACGTGACGCGGCGGTTCCCGTGCATCCTGTCGTTGTGGAGAGCGGATATCAAACACGATTGATATCCGCCTGTACCCGTCTGTCTCGGTCGAGCGGAGGCGACGGGGCGGATTGCCGTAGGGCGCGGCGTTGACACGGCGTCCGATATTAGCGGCGCAGGCCCCAGAATACTCCATCTTGAAGGCTGTCAGGCCATCTTGAGGCCTGGAGAACCCAGGAATATCCCAGCATGGTTTTTTGGGATTTGTGGTGAATGTGCCGCCGGTTGTGGCCGATAGGTCCGCAGTTGACAGCGCGGATGCGATGTCAAGGGTATTTAATGGCGCCCCTTCAGTTGAAGAAGATCTGTGCAGGTCGTGTAGACGTTCGTGTCGGACTTCGGTTGGTCCGAATCTGTTAGGTGCCGGTTCAGCGTAGGCGCCCAGAGGCCTGGAGACCGTACGCCCACGCTGCCGGTGCTCGGCCTCTTGGACGACCCTGATTTTGGAGGTTCAGTTATGACAAACGACGTGAAGCGGATTCAGGAGGCGCTGGGGTCCTCGCCAAACAAGGAGGGCAAATACCTCACGTTCGCGCTGGGCCGCGAGGAATACGGCCTGGAGATCCTCAAGGTGCGCGAGATCATCGGCTACATCGACGTGACCGCTGTCCCGCAGACGCCTCATTACGTCAAAGGCGTGGTCAACCTGCGCGGCCAGGTCATCCCCGTGATCGATCTGCGCGCCAAGTTCGGGATGGAGACCGCCGAGATCACCGGACAGACCTGCATCATCGTCGTCGAGATCGCGCAGGGTGGACGGACGTTCAGTACGGGCATCACCGTCGATCGCGTGCAGGAGGTCCTCGACGTGGGGGGCGACGACATCGAGGGCCCGCCCGAGTTCGGTACGAGCATGGACAGCCGTTTCATTCTCGGCATCGCCAAGATCGGCAACTCGGTCAAGATCCTGCTCGATATCGACAAGGTCCTGGCCGGGGAGAGCCTGGATGGTGTGCACCAGGACCTGCAGGAGCAGTGATGGAACAGAGATGACAGCTTCTTGTTGTCGGCCCGTCGGACGCTCCGCTGTGCGCAGACAAAGCCGCTGTCTTGTGTAGAGTGACCATACAATACTGAGGTGAAAGGGCAAATCCAATGTTGAAGAACATGACAATCGGAAGAAAACTCGCGCTGGGATTCGGCGTTGTGCTCGTTCTGTTGACGCTGACGGGAGTTATCGCCTTTCGTGGTGTCAGCGGGATGGAAACGGATGCCGAAGAGGTGATTCACAAGAACGTACTTGTGAAGGATCTGTCGCAAGGTGAAATCGCCCATCTAAACTGGGCAAACCAGGTTGTCGCGCTGATCACCGACGAGAGCATCACGCAACTGAGTGTGGAAACGGACCACCACAAATGCGCTTTCGGTCAGTGGCTCTACAGTGACGCGCGCAAGGAAGCGGAGAGACAAGTCCCTGAACTGGCGTCTATCCTGAAGGAAATCGAGAGGCCCCATCAGGAACTCCATGAGTCCGCCATTGAGATCGACCACCACTTCCAACAAGCCGACGCGGTGCTTCCCGGTCTTCTGGCAACCCGCATGGTGGACCATTTGAAGTGGGCCGACCTGATTCGTGACGCTTTCCTGAATGGTAAGACATCGCTGGAGGTGGAGACGGATCCAACCCGCTGCGCTCTGGGGCAATGGCTCACCAGCGCGGAGGGAAAGAAGGCCTACGAAGAGGCGGGCCCCGAATTGAAGCGCGCATGGGACCAGATGTTGGTCGTTCACCGTGCGTTGCACGAATCGGCGGTGGATGTCTGCAGGCACATCGCCGAAGGTGAGCAGGGCAGGGTCGCAGCCAAGAAAGTGTTTGACGAGCGGACCATGCCCTTGCTCGAGCAGACGCTCGGTCACATGGAGCAGATGAAACTTGCGGCCGAGCAGGCTCTCGAGGGCCAGAACCTCGCCAAACAGGTCCTTGTCACGAAGACCAAGCCGTGTCTGCACACGGTACAGGGACTGCTCCATCAAGCGGTCGGTTGCGTCGACGAGGTTGTTACCCGTACGAACGACGGCATGATGGCCTCTGCAAGACTCACCAAATGGAGCGTTGGCGTTCTCAGTGTCGTTGCGGTTGCAATCGGAATCGTGGCAGCGGTCCTGATTGCCCGTGGCATCCTGTCGGCTCTGACGAAGATCATCGCCAGTCTCAAAGAAGGGTCCGAGCAGGTGGCGGCGGCGTCGGGGCAGGTCTCGGCGGCGTCGCAGTCGCTGGCCGAAGGGGCGACCGAACAGGCCGCCGGTCTGGAAGAGACTTCTTCGAGCCTGGAAGAGATGTCGTCGATGACCAAGCAGAACGCCGACAACGCTCAGCAGGCCAATGCCTTGGCCGGCGAGGCCCGCAAGGCCGCCGACACCGGCGCCGAATCCATGACCCGGATGAGCAAGGCCATCAACGACATCCAGAAGAGTTCCGACGAGACCGCCAAGATCATCAAGGTGATCGACGAGATCGCCTTCCAGACGAACCTGCTGGCCCTGAACGCCGCGGTCGAAGCGGCCCGGGCCGGCGAGGCGGGCAAGGGCTTCGCGGTGGTCGCCGAAGAGGTTCGCAATCTCGCAATGCGGTCGGCCGAGGCCGCCAAGAACACGGCGAACATGATCGAAGAGTCCGTCAAGAACTCCAAGAACGGCGTCGACATCGCCACGGAGGTCGGCAAGGTCCTCGAACAGATCGTCCAGAGCGTCGGCAAGACCACGAACCTGGTCGGCGAGATCGCGGCCGCCTCGCAGGAGCAGGCGCAGGGCATCGATCAGGTCAACACCGCCGTGTCGCAGATGGACAAGGTGACCCAGCAGAACGCCGCCAACGCCGAGGAAAGCGCCAGCGCCTCGGAGGAACTCAGCAGCCAGGCCGAGAGCATGAACGAGATCGTCGGCGAACTGGTTGCTCTGGTTGGAGGCGCATCGGGAAAGCCCAGGTCGGCCGGTCCTCAGCGTGGTGGACGACGCGGGGAACTCTCACGGTCGGACCATGTCTACCATGACATCGCCTCGGCTGCGCCGGCCCGGACGCCCAAGGCCAAGCAGGGCCACGTTGCCAAGCCGGCCGTCAAGAGACCGATCCCTCTGGACGAAGACGAGCGACTGGATCACTTCAACAGCTAACCCCTTCACACAGCCGATGGGCATTCCAGGCGGCGCAGAACGGTCTGCCTGGAATGCCGTCGGCTGGTTTCGGCCGGTTCAGGACCTCCAGGCAAAGGGTTTGCCGGTGAGGCGCTCGTAGGCTTCGATGTATTTGTCGCTGGTCTTGGCGACGATGTCCGGCGGCAGCTCGACGCCGGGGCCGGACTTATTGAACTTGATCTCTTCAAGGTAGTTGCGGACGAACTGCTTGTCGAAACTCTCCTGGTCGCGGCCCGCTTCGTACTTGTCGGCCGGCCAGAAGCGCGACGAGTCCGGCGTGAGCACCTCGTCGATCAGGATGATCTTGCCGTCGACCAGGCCCCACTCGAACTTTGTGTCGGCCAGGATCAGCCCTTTGCTTTCGGCGTAGGCGCTGCCCTTCTGGAAGATCTCGATACTGCGGTCGCGGACGTACGCCGCCTTCTCCGAGCCGATGATCTCGGCGGCCCGCTCGAAACTGATGTTCTCATCGTGAGCGCCCAACTCGGCCTTGGTGGCGGGCGTGAAGATCGGTTCGGGCAGCTTCTGGCACTGCTTCAGGCCCGCCGGCAGCTTCACGCCGCAGACCGTGCCGTCCGCCTGATACTCCTTCCAGCCCGAACCCGCCAGGTAGCCGCGCACGACGCACTCGATCGGCAGCACTTCGACCTTTTTCACCAGCATGGTGCGGCCGGCAAGCTGGTCGGCGTGGTCGCAAAACGGGTTGGGGAAGCCGGCGACGTCGTCGTCGATCAGATGGTGCTCGACCTGGCCGGCGAAGAATTCGAACCAGAACTTCGAGATCTGCGTCAGGACGATGCCCTTATAAGGAATGCCGTTGGTCATAATCACGTCGAACGCGCTGATCCGGTCGGTCGCCGCGATCAGCAGCGTCTCGCCCAGGTCATAGATATCGCGGACTTTTCCCCGGCTCGGCTTCGTGCCGGCGATACTCGTCTGTAGCACGGTCTGCATCAGGAGTTCCTTTCACCTGTCGATTGGGCCATGCCCACTGTTTGAGCATCATCCGACGAGAGGTCGGCATGCGCGGCACACCTTACCCGACTCGCCTGGCTGTGTCAATCCCGACGCAGGGCCGTCACACTTCACGCTTGACAGGTCCCACTGGACAACCCACACTCTGCCGCGACGCACCGATTGATCCCGATGGACGTCGGGACACTCTCTGGAAGGGCGCGCATGAGGACGCATTTTACCGGCATTGACTGGATCGTCTTGGCGGCCTATTTTTCGGGCACGATGGCGATCGGCTTCTATTTCTACCGCAAGAGCCGCTCGACCGAGGGTTTTACCGCGGCGGGGCGGTCGCTGCCCGGCTGGGTGTGCGGGCTGTCGATCTTCGCCACCTACCTCAGCAGCATCAGCTTCCTGGCGCTGCCGGGCAAGTCCTACGCGTCCAACTGGAACCCGTTCGTCTTCAGCCTGTCTCTGCCGCTGGCGACCTGGATCGCGACGCGGTGGTTCCTGCCGTACTACCGACGGACGGGCGAGGTCTCGGCCTATGCCCACCTCGAAAGCCGCTTCGGCCCGTGGGCGAGGGTCTACGCCGGCGTGTTCTATCTGCTGACACAACTGGCCCGCATGGGAGCGGTGATGTATCTGATGGCCCTGCCGCTCAGCGTTCTGCTGGGCTGGGACATCCGCACGATCATCCTGATCACCGGTGTCTCCGTGACGATCTATGCGTTCGTCGGCGGGATCGTGGCGGTCATCTGGGCCGATGCGATGCAGTCGATTGTGCTGATGGCCGGCGCCGGCGTCTGTGCGGTCGTCATGCTTCTCGGAATGCCCGAGGGACCCGGTCAGGTCTTCTCGATCGCGGCCGCCAACGACAAATTCAGCCTCGGCAGCTTCGGCCTCTCGCTGGCCGAGCCGACCTTCTGGGTCGTCCTGATCTATGGCATCACGATGAACCTCCAGAACTTCGGCATCGACCAGAGCTACGTCCAGCGCTACATCGCCTCGCGCTCGGACCGCGAGGCCCGCAAGAGCGTCTGGCTCGGCGGCCTGCTGTATGTGCCGGTCTCGGCGGTGTTCTTCTTCATCGGCACGAGCCTGTTCGCCTATTATCAGGTCCATCCCTCCGCGCTCGAAGAGGTTCGCACGGCGGTGGCGGTGCAGAAGCTTCAATCTCAGAGGCTCGACCCTGCGGCCAACCCGGATGCATTGGTCGAGATCCGCGAGAATCTGACCCAGGACGAGATCGGCGACAAGGTCTTTCCGCATTTCATCGGGGCCCGGCTGCCGGCCGGCATCACGGGACTGCTGATCGCCGCCGTCTTCGCCGCGGCCATGTCCACCGTTTCGACCAGTCTGAACTCCTCGGCCACGTTGTTGATGCGGGATTACTACCAGCGCTACGTCAACCGCCATGCAAACGAGCGCCAGTCCATGAGGGTGCTGTACGGCGCGACGGTGGTCTGGGGCATGCTGGGCACGGCTGTCGCGCTGCTGCTGGTGCAGGTCACCAGCGCGCTCGATGCGTGGTGGACGATGTCGGGCATCTTCGGGGGCGGCATGCTCGGCCTGTTCCTGCTGGGGATGATCTCGCGGCGGGCGGACAATCCGGCGGCCGTGACCGGGGTCTGCCTGGGGATGCTGGTCATCGCCTGGATGTCGCTTTCGAGCCGTCTGCCCGATGACTGGGCGGCCCTGCGCAGCGGGCTCCACGCCTTCCTCATCCCGGTGTTCGGCACGCTGACCATTCTGCTGGTGGGCCTGCTGATCGGCCGCTTCCGCAGGGCGGGGCAAAGAGCAAAGATCAAATAGCAGAGTGCAAAATGGCGGAAGTCATCCGCCGAAGGCGGATTCCGCTATTTTTATCCTTGCACGTTGCTGTTTGCATTTGTACGATGCGACCATGAAGTTTCCTGACGAGCGCAATTACACGGATGTCAACGCGCTGCTCGCCGATCTGCGCCGCTGGTTGCCGATTGTGGTTGCCGGCCTGGTCGTGTTGATCGTCGCGGCCGGGACGTTGACCATAGTCTACACCGTCCAGCCGGAAGAGCGGGCCGTCGTCAAGCGATTCGGCGCGGTGATCAAGACGACCGACCCCGGCCTCCATTTCAAGCTGCCGTTCGGCATCGACCACGTTCAGCGGGTCGCCACCGAGCGGGTGCTGAAGGAGGAGTTCGGCTTTCGTACGGCCGCGGCCGGTGAGCCGACGCGGTACGCCGAACGCAGTTTCCCCGATGAATCGCTGATGCTCTCGGGCGACCTGAATATCATCGACGTCGAG is a genomic window containing:
- a CDS encoding response regulator; the encoded protein is MKDLFTTGEAAEICRVSQQTIIRCFDSGRLRGFRVPGSKFRRIPRQNLIKFMRDNNIPLDNLDSGKKKVLVVDDDAEIVELISDILSRDGRFDIRTASSGYEAGMATQQFRPDLILLDYMLPDVNGNVVCQTIRSNPEFENTRIIIVSGVIKQEEIDQLLRSGAESFIRKPFTIAELTEKVDAALQFA
- a CDS encoding chemotaxis protein CheW, with amino-acid sequence MTNDVKRIQEALGSSPNKEGKYLTFALGREEYGLEILKVREIIGYIDVTAVPQTPHYVKGVVNLRGQVIPVIDLRAKFGMETAEITGQTCIIVVEIAQGGRTFSTGITVDRVQEVLDVGGDDIEGPPEFGTSMDSRFILGIAKIGNSVKILLDIDKVLAGESLDGVHQDLQEQ
- a CDS encoding methyl-accepting chemotaxis protein — protein: MTIGRKLALGFGVVLVLLTLTGVIAFRGVSGMETDAEEVIHKNVLVKDLSQGEIAHLNWANQVVALITDESITQLSVETDHHKCAFGQWLYSDARKEAERQVPELASILKEIERPHQELHESAIEIDHHFQQADAVLPGLLATRMVDHLKWADLIRDAFLNGKTSLEVETDPTRCALGQWLTSAEGKKAYEEAGPELKRAWDQMLVVHRALHESAVDVCRHIAEGEQGRVAAKKVFDERTMPLLEQTLGHMEQMKLAAEQALEGQNLAKQVLVTKTKPCLHTVQGLLHQAVGCVDEVVTRTNDGMMASARLTKWSVGVLSVVAVAIGIVAAVLIARGILSALTKIIASLKEGSEQVAAASGQVSAASQSLAEGATEQAAGLEETSSSLEEMSSMTKQNADNAQQANALAGEARKAADTGAESMTRMSKAINDIQKSSDETAKIIKVIDEIAFQTNLLALNAAVEAARAGEAGKGFAVVAEEVRNLAMRSAEAAKNTANMIEESVKNSKNGVDIATEVGKVLEQIVQSVGKTTNLVGEIAAASQEQAQGIDQVNTAVSQMDKVTQQNAANAEESASASEELSSQAESMNEIVGELVALVGGASGKPRSAGPQRGGRRGELSRSDHVYHDIASAAPARTPKAKQGHVAKPAVKRPIPLDEDERLDHFNS
- a CDS encoding phosphoribosylaminoimidazolesuccinocarboxamide synthase — translated: MMQTVLQTSIAGTKPSRGKVRDIYDLGETLLIAATDRISAFDVIMTNGIPYKGIVLTQISKFWFEFFAGQVEHHLIDDDVAGFPNPFCDHADQLAGRTMLVKKVEVLPIECVVRGYLAGSGWKEYQADGTVCGVKLPAGLKQCQKLPEPIFTPATKAELGAHDENISFERAAEIIGSEKAAYVRDRSIEIFQKGSAYAESKGLILADTKFEWGLVDGKIILIDEVLTPDSSRFWPADKYEAGRDQESFDKQFVRNYLEEIKFNKSGPGVELPPDIVAKTSDKYIEAYERLTGKPFAWRS
- a CDS encoding sodium:solute symporter, with translation MRTHFTGIDWIVLAAYFSGTMAIGFYFYRKSRSTEGFTAAGRSLPGWVCGLSIFATYLSSISFLALPGKSYASNWNPFVFSLSLPLATWIATRWFLPYYRRTGEVSAYAHLESRFGPWARVYAGVFYLLTQLARMGAVMYLMALPLSVLLGWDIRTIILITGVSVTIYAFVGGIVAVIWADAMQSIVLMAGAGVCAVVMLLGMPEGPGQVFSIAAANDKFSLGSFGLSLAEPTFWVVLIYGITMNLQNFGIDQSYVQRYIASRSDREARKSVWLGGLLYVPVSAVFFFIGTSLFAYYQVHPSALEEVRTAVAVQKLQSQRLDPAANPDALVEIRENLTQDEIGDKVFPHFIGARLPAGITGLLIAAVFAAAMSTVSTSLNSSATLLMRDYYQRYVNRHANERQSMRVLYGATVVWGMLGTAVALLLVQVTSALDAWWTMSGIFGGGMLGLFLLGMISRRADNPAAVTGVCLGMLVIAWMSLSSRLPDDWAALRSGLHAFLIPVFGTLTILLVGLLIGRFRRAGQRAKIK